Proteins co-encoded in one Actinomadura luteofluorescens genomic window:
- a CDS encoding TcpE family conjugal transfer membrane protein has product MDLPTYTNIWRIEKRLYKLYDLRLPMPLPLVQIGVFLGVFVPWIGLLRLVGIPFASPWHVLYIVPPGVLTWLATRPVIEGKRLTELLLSQSRYLAEPRTWCRLTPIQEPDEVVIVARVWRRTGSPAPAAAMERAAIKTRRRARRRAAEPEPAAAPAATPVLIPRPAVAATAPSLVEYAAQREAVPAALPAAPFPTAPEPAAPPAAPEPLVPPKAWRRTTRDISHEDDVLAFPAGVEQPPATPRLEVPPPAPPPGSGKRALASGVRRPGEQAEFWQAVPVGDTRPDVPQQPAPGAAEEIAGTPEPPPRENEPAAPSVRWVRPAEPGDGVTRQPPTEPDQAHAADGERVRATQAFNGEPGDRKIAGTRAPDQQPPSPTRPNVPLVPGAFGATPQQPTPPAPPSARPEHPAAQAQPPTAPEQAPAPSAQPPARPERPAAHVHPPAAPEQSPASPEQRPARPERPAAHVQPPTAPEQAPAPPAQPAARSGQLGAQAEPPALPEQAPAPSARPFSRPERPAAQAEPPVAPEQAPAPPERPAARSEQLGAQAEPPVEPGQSPAHSEPPAGPEQAPAPSARPFARPERPAAQAQPPVAPEQPSAPPAQLPVRAVPPELRPGWTVQRPPGAVEREETRPELPAASAERPVPPQAPPVRPAASAEQPGVLREPPRPWSKGLSKPQRPGTAPEPVAPPAQNVPPVAPPRPVEAPRPVEEEAPPREVRSQPASPVRPRPLPPPPAPPPSGPAITPPGPEHEVTSGGLRRLIHAVGGGHGEVDADYQQRIQQPFHGTRHVVVLGCTGGAGQTVTALMLGHTFAQHNGEPVVAIDVNPGPGALARRTRSDTNETLTGLITRADQVSSLTAMRRYTSQAKSGLDVIAAGKNPLQALDDRDYALAIRTLDKFYSVTLLDAAAAVVARVLPYADQIVLVAPASADAPRAVAMTFEWLDGHGYEELRSRAVTVINGVSRRSMDDVEQAEAVARGRCRALVRIPWDDHLSMDRAPRNELKSLRTPTRRAYLALAGVVAGGFTVMPERYQELQQEQEATR; this is encoded by the coding sequence GTGGATCTACCCACGTACACGAACATCTGGCGCATCGAGAAGCGGCTCTACAAGCTGTACGACCTGCGGCTTCCGATGCCGCTGCCGCTGGTCCAGATCGGCGTCTTCCTCGGCGTCTTCGTGCCGTGGATCGGGTTGCTCCGGCTCGTCGGGATCCCCTTCGCCTCCCCCTGGCACGTGCTCTACATCGTCCCGCCGGGCGTGCTCACCTGGCTGGCGACCCGCCCCGTCATCGAGGGCAAGAGGCTCACCGAGCTGCTGCTCTCCCAGAGCCGCTACCTCGCCGAACCCCGCACCTGGTGCCGCCTGACCCCCATCCAGGAGCCCGACGAGGTCGTCATCGTGGCCCGCGTCTGGCGGCGCACCGGAAGCCCCGCCCCGGCCGCCGCCATGGAACGTGCCGCGATCAAGACCCGCCGCCGCGCCCGCCGCCGCGCCGCCGAACCGGAACCCGCCGCGGCCCCCGCCGCGACCCCGGTCCTGATTCCGCGCCCCGCGGTCGCCGCCACCGCCCCGTCGCTGGTCGAGTACGCGGCCCAGCGCGAGGCCGTCCCCGCCGCCCTCCCCGCGGCGCCGTTCCCCACGGCCCCCGAGCCCGCCGCCCCGCCCGCCGCGCCCGAGCCCCTCGTCCCGCCCAAGGCGTGGCGCCGCACGACCCGCGACATCTCGCACGAGGACGACGTCCTGGCCTTCCCCGCCGGCGTCGAGCAGCCTCCCGCGACGCCACGGCTGGAGGTCCCCCCGCCCGCACCGCCCCCCGGCTCCGGCAAGCGAGCCCTGGCCTCAGGCGTCCGCCGCCCCGGCGAGCAGGCCGAGTTCTGGCAGGCCGTCCCGGTCGGCGACACCCGGCCCGACGTCCCCCAGCAGCCCGCCCCCGGGGCCGCCGAGGAGATCGCGGGCACCCCCGAGCCGCCCCCGCGCGAGAACGAGCCCGCGGCGCCGAGCGTCCGCTGGGTGCGCCCCGCCGAACCCGGCGACGGCGTCACGCGGCAGCCGCCCACCGAGCCCGACCAGGCCCACGCCGCCGACGGCGAGCGCGTCCGCGCGACGCAGGCCTTCAACGGAGAGCCCGGCGACAGAAAGATCGCCGGCACCCGCGCCCCGGACCAGCAGCCCCCCTCACCCACCCGCCCCAACGTCCCCCTGGTCCCCGGCGCCTTCGGCGCCACCCCCCAACAACCCACACCCCCAGCACCCCCCTCCGCACGTCCGGAGCACCCCGCCGCGCAGGCGCAGCCGCCCACCGCGCCGGAGCAGGCCCCAGCGCCCTCGGCGCAGCCCCCCGCACGCCCGGAGCGCCCCGCCGCGCATGTGCACCCCCCCGCCGCGCCGGAGCAATCCCCTGCATCCCCGGAGCAGCGCCCCGCACGTCCGGAGCGGCCTGCCGCGCATGTGCAGCCACCCACCGCGCCCGAGCAGGCCCCCGCGCCCCCGGCGCAGCCTGCCGCGCGTTCGGGCCAGCTCGGCGCGCAGGCGGAGCCGCCCGCCCTGCCCGAGCAGGCCCCCGCGCCCTCGGCGCGGCCCTTCTCACGTCCGGAGCGTCCTGCGGCGCAGGCGGAGCCGCCTGTCGCGCCGGAGCAGGCCCCCGCGCCCCCGGAGCGGCCTGCCGCGCGTTCGGAGCAGCTTGGCGCGCAGGCGGAGCCGCCCGTCGAGCCTGGGCAATCCCCCGCGCACTCGGAGCCGCCCGCCGGGCCGGAGCAGGCCCCCGCGCCCTCGGCGCGGCCCTTCGCGCGTCCGGAGCGTCCTGCGGCGCAGGCGCAGCCGCCTGTCGCGCCGGAGCAGCCCTCCGCGCCCCCGGCGCAGCTTCCTGTGCGGGCGGTGCCGCCGGAGTTGCGGCCTGGGTGGACGGTGCAGCGGCCGCCCGGGGCGGTGGAGCGGGAAGAGACGCGGCCCGAACTGCCTGCTGCGTCGGCGGAGCGGCCCGTGCCGCCGCAGGCGCCGCCGGTGCGTCCCGCTGCGTCGGCGGAGCAGCCCGGAGTGTTGCGGGAGCCGCCCAGGCCCTGGTCGAAGGGGTTGTCCAAGCCGCAGCGGCCGGGCACCGCTCCCGAGCCGGTGGCGCCGCCCGCGCAGAACGTCCCACCCGTGGCGCCGCCGCGTCCGGTGGAGGCCCCTCGCCCGGTGGAGGAGGAGGCGCCGCCGCGGGAGGTGCGTTCGCAGCCCGCCTCGCCCGTCCGCCCGCGGCCGCTGCCGCCGCCTCCGGCGCCCCCGCCGTCCGGTCCGGCGATCACCCCGCCAGGTCCCGAGCACGAGGTGACGTCCGGCGGGCTCCGGCGGCTCATCCACGCCGTCGGCGGCGGGCACGGCGAGGTCGACGCCGACTACCAGCAGCGGATCCAGCAGCCGTTCCACGGGACGCGGCACGTCGTGGTGCTCGGCTGCACCGGCGGCGCCGGGCAGACCGTCACGGCGCTGATGCTGGGGCACACGTTCGCGCAGCACAACGGCGAGCCGGTCGTGGCGATCGACGTGAACCCCGGGCCGGGCGCGCTCGCGCGGCGCACCCGCAGCGACACCAACGAGACGCTGACCGGCCTCATCACGCGCGCCGACCAGGTGTCCAGCCTCACCGCGATGCGCCGCTACACCTCGCAGGCCAAGTCCGGCCTCGACGTCATCGCGGCGGGCAAGAACCCGCTGCAGGCGCTCGACGACCGCGACTACGCGCTCGCGATCCGCACGCTCGACAAGTTCTACTCGGTGACGCTGCTGGACGCGGCCGCCGCCGTGGTGGCGCGTGTCCTGCCCTACGCCGACCAGATCGTCCTCGTCGCGCCGGCGAGCGCCGACGCGCCCCGCGCCGTCGCGATGACGTTCGAGTGGCTGGACGGCCACGGCTACGAGGAGCTGCGGTCCCGCGCGGTGACGGTCATCAACGGGGTGAGCCGCCGCAGCATGGACGACGTCGAGCAGGCCGAGGCCGTGGCGCGGGGCCGCTGCCGGGCGCTGGTGCGCATCCCGTGGGATGATCACCTGAGCATGGACCGCGCGCCGCGCAACGAGCTGAAGTCGTTGCGCACGCCGACGCGGCGTGCCTATCTTGCCCTCGCCGGCGTCGTGGCCGGCGGCTTCACCGTCATGCCCGAGCGTTACCAGGAGCTTCAGCAGGAGCAGGAGGCCACCCGATGA
- a CDS encoding conjugal transfer protein: protein MARRSAVGRGRDTAVVEETAAPGRALASSADPWDLPERGRGRSGGGSRGGGAGGRWGGSGGRWWVWVGRAVLWALILVILVNGIRAPFERFNADDTPSGGTPAKTPRSAGFPSSAAGAFALQFANVYLNFDQKTAPAREAQLRTFLPDGADAQYGWNGVGKMQVQSVQVAGVDARDASNATVTLLARTTDRWLRLAVPVYADRSGSLVVSARPALLPPPTKAQLPQDGVQDRDTSLETELQPFLSTFFQEYANGNQAALSRFSNGATIAGMAKSVVFVQVKEVVAPRGPDGSRTVTATVVWQPAGGGGGELEQSYQLAMVKKGTTWLVQDIRGTTQPNAS from the coding sequence ATGGCTCGCAGGTCGGCCGTGGGACGCGGCCGTGACACCGCCGTAGTCGAGGAGACCGCGGCGCCCGGCCGGGCGCTCGCGTCGTCCGCCGACCCGTGGGACCTGCCCGAGCGCGGCCGCGGACGGTCCGGCGGCGGTTCGCGCGGCGGGGGCGCCGGGGGCCGCTGGGGCGGCTCCGGCGGGCGCTGGTGGGTCTGGGTCGGCCGCGCCGTGCTGTGGGCCCTGATCCTCGTCATCCTCGTCAACGGCATCCGCGCCCCGTTCGAACGATTCAACGCCGACGACACGCCCAGCGGCGGCACCCCGGCCAAGACCCCGAGGAGCGCCGGGTTCCCCAGCAGCGCCGCGGGCGCCTTCGCCCTCCAGTTCGCCAACGTCTACCTCAACTTCGACCAGAAGACGGCGCCCGCCCGCGAGGCGCAGCTGCGGACGTTCCTGCCCGACGGCGCCGACGCCCAGTACGGCTGGAACGGCGTCGGCAAGATGCAGGTGCAGTCCGTCCAGGTCGCCGGCGTCGACGCCCGCGACGCCAGCAACGCCACCGTGACGCTCCTGGCCCGCACCACCGACCGCTGGCTCCGCCTCGCCGTCCCGGTGTACGCCGACCGGAGCGGCTCGCTGGTCGTCTCCGCCCGTCCCGCCCTGCTCCCGCCTCCGACCAAGGCGCAGCTTCCCCAGGACGGCGTCCAGGACCGCGACACTTCGCTCGAAACCGAGCTCCAGCCCTTCCTCAGCACCTTCTTCCAGGAGTACGCGAACGGCAACCAGGCGGCCCTGTCCCGCTTCTCCAACGGGGCGACCATCGCCGGCATGGCCAAGTCCGTCGTCTTCGTCCAGGTCAAGGAGGTCGTCGCGCCGAGGGGGCCTGATGGCTCGCGCACCGTCACCGCGACCGTGGTGTGGCAGCCCGCGGGAGGCGGCGGCGGTGAGCTCGAACAGAGCTACCAGCTTGCAATGGTGAAAAAGGGGACGACCTGGCTCGTCCAAGACATTCGCGGCACCACGCAGCCGAACGCATCATGA
- the ychF gene encoding redox-regulated ATPase YchF, which produces MSLSIGIVGLPNVGKSTLFNALTKNDALAANYPFATIDPNVGVVGVPDPRLTVLAELYGSQKVIPATMEFVDIAGIVKGASEGQGLGNKFLANIRETNAICQVIRAFDDPDVTHVDGDVAPSRDIETINTELILADLQTIEKALPRLDKEARTKKDKDKLAVVDAVNAAQKLLNDGVTLFAGAGPAGVDLELLRELHLLTAKPFLYVFNLDESELTDEALRERLSSLVAPAEAIFLDAKIEAELIELPDDEALELLQGMGQEESGLSQLVRIGFATLGLQTYLTAGPKESRAWTIPVGATAPEAAGVIHTDFQRGFIKAEIVSFGDLTAAGSMAAARTAGKVRMEGKDYVMQDGDVVEFRFNV; this is translated from the coding sequence GTGAGCCTCTCCATCGGAATCGTCGGGCTGCCCAACGTCGGCAAGTCGACGCTCTTCAACGCGCTGACCAAGAACGACGCGCTGGCCGCCAACTACCCGTTCGCGACCATCGACCCCAACGTCGGCGTGGTCGGGGTGCCCGACCCGCGGCTGACCGTGCTGGCCGAGCTGTACGGCTCGCAGAAGGTGATCCCGGCGACGATGGAGTTCGTCGACATCGCGGGCATCGTCAAGGGCGCGTCCGAGGGGCAGGGGCTCGGCAACAAGTTCCTCGCCAACATCCGGGAGACCAACGCGATCTGCCAGGTCATCCGGGCGTTCGACGACCCGGACGTCACGCACGTGGACGGCGACGTCGCCCCGTCCCGCGACATCGAGACGATCAACACCGAGCTGATCCTGGCCGACCTCCAGACGATCGAGAAGGCGCTGCCGCGCCTCGACAAGGAGGCCCGGACCAAGAAGGACAAGGACAAGCTCGCCGTCGTCGACGCCGTCAACGCCGCGCAGAAGCTCCTGAACGACGGCGTCACGCTGTTCGCGGGCGCCGGGCCGGCCGGGGTCGACCTGGAGCTGCTGCGCGAGCTGCACCTGCTCACCGCCAAGCCGTTCCTCTACGTCTTCAACCTGGACGAGAGCGAGCTGACCGACGAGGCCCTGCGCGAGCGCCTGAGCTCCCTGGTCGCCCCCGCCGAGGCGATCTTCCTGGACGCCAAGATCGAGGCGGAGCTGATCGAGCTGCCCGACGACGAGGCGCTCGAACTGCTGCAGGGGATGGGGCAGGAGGAGTCCGGGCTGTCGCAGCTCGTCCGGATCGGGTTCGCCACCCTCGGTCTCCAGACGTACCTGACGGCGGGGCCCAAGGAGTCGCGCGCCTGGACGATCCCCGTGGGCGCCACCGCGCCGGAGGCCGCCGGCGTCATCCACACCGACTTCCAGCGCGGCTTCATCAAGGCCGAGATCGTGTCCTTCGGCGACCTGACCGCGGCGGGCTCGATGGCCGCCGCCCGCACCGCCGGGAAGGTGCGCATGGAGGGCAAGGACTACGTCATGCAGGACGGCGACGTCGTGGAGTTCCGCTTCAACGTCTGA
- the rmuC gene encoding DNA recombination protein RmuC — MDLALFAGLLVGAVFGAVAGYALATGRQGALIARARAAEEKLAYAEERMAEHFENLSAKALDASNQRFLELADARLKAAGVEAAGELQRRQQAVEHLVAPLKETLAKVEEQLREVETGRRESHAMLAKQVDFVRQSSDQLRRETQSLVRALQRPEARGRWGELQLRRVVELAGMTHHCDFDEQAGAVTADGTVRPDMVVRLAGGKSIVVDSKVSLAAYLQAAESGDPVRLDAHARHLRDHVDRLSAKSYWQAFSPAPEFVVLFIPGEAFLAPALDRDPGLLEYAMRRRVHIATPTTLITMLRTASYAWQQAALSRNARAVFDLGRELYERLGTMGQHVDELGRALTGAIKSYNRTVGSLETRVLVSARKLNELGVVDDGLESPHPVEESPRALSAAELTAYDELFDDEDHLPDRDHSRPGPAAGAAGPGGRVPEQGDPRNVQERNGPGRVGGPPPTGKRWR, encoded by the coding sequence ATGGACCTCGCGCTGTTCGCCGGACTCCTCGTCGGCGCCGTCTTCGGCGCCGTCGCCGGGTACGCGCTTGCGACGGGCAGGCAGGGCGCGCTGATCGCGCGGGCGCGCGCGGCCGAGGAGAAGCTCGCCTACGCCGAGGAGCGGATGGCCGAGCACTTCGAGAACCTGTCGGCCAAGGCCCTGGACGCCAGCAACCAGCGGTTCCTGGAGCTGGCGGACGCGCGGCTCAAGGCGGCCGGCGTCGAGGCGGCCGGGGAGCTGCAGCGGCGCCAGCAGGCCGTCGAGCACCTGGTCGCGCCGCTCAAGGAGACGCTCGCCAAGGTGGAGGAGCAGCTCCGCGAGGTGGAGACGGGGCGCCGCGAGTCGCACGCCATGCTGGCCAAACAGGTCGACTTCGTCCGGCAGAGCTCCGACCAGCTCCGGCGCGAGACGCAGTCGCTCGTGCGGGCGCTCCAGCGCCCGGAGGCCAGGGGACGCTGGGGCGAGCTCCAGCTCCGCCGCGTCGTGGAGCTGGCCGGGATGACGCACCACTGCGACTTCGACGAGCAGGCCGGCGCGGTCACGGCCGACGGCACGGTCCGTCCCGACATGGTGGTGCGGCTGGCCGGCGGCAAGAGCATCGTGGTCGACTCCAAGGTCTCGCTGGCCGCCTACCTGCAGGCGGCGGAGAGCGGCGACCCCGTGCGGCTGGACGCGCACGCGCGGCACCTGCGCGACCACGTCGACCGCCTGTCGGCCAAGTCGTACTGGCAGGCGTTCAGCCCGGCTCCGGAGTTCGTCGTGCTGTTCATCCCGGGCGAGGCGTTCCTGGCGCCCGCCCTCGACCGCGACCCCGGCCTGCTGGAGTACGCGATGAGGCGGCGCGTGCACATCGCCACGCCGACCACCCTCATCACGATGCTGCGGACGGCGTCCTACGCGTGGCAGCAGGCGGCCCTCTCCCGCAACGCCCGCGCGGTCTTCGATCTGGGCCGGGAGCTGTACGAGCGGCTGGGCACGATGGGGCAGCACGTCGACGAGCTCGGCCGCGCGCTGACCGGCGCCATCAAGTCCTACAACCGGACGGTCGGATCCCTGGAGACGCGCGTTCTGGTCAGTGCGCGCAAGCTGAACGAGCTCGGAGTGGTGGACGACGGCCTGGAAAGCCCCCATCCTGTCGAGGAGAGCCCCCGCGCTCTGTCCGCGGCCGAACTGACCGCATACGACGAACTTTTCGACGACGAGGACCATCTGCCTGATCGGGACCATTCCCGGCCTGGCCCCGCCGCGGGTGCGGCGGGTCCCGGCGGGCGCGTCCCCGAGCAGGGCGATCCGCGGAACGTCCAAGAGCGGAACGGGCCGGGGCGTGTGGGGGGTCCGCCTCCCACGGGGAAGAGGTGGCGATGA
- a CDS encoding DUF6542 domain-containing protein has protein sequence MSSSTVRDAPGGASASPDRPARRRRGGPSRSESAGPVTLTGRGGIVVMFAAGVLCGLLSRWFGVPLLAGAGFAIGCALAAFATRPADLLTLVVSPPLVFLAATLTVVLVTTLGEGSLLRGVTVGVFTALAATAPWLFFGTLLVVVICLARGVLTNARELHDKLVGVRLFEKEENENPVRWDESPGTPKEGRHARSDRPPSGGAG, from the coding sequence ATGAGTTCATCGACGGTACGCGACGCGCCGGGCGGCGCCTCGGCGTCCCCGGATCGTCCGGCGCGGCGCCGGCGCGGCGGTCCGTCCCGCTCGGAGTCGGCCGGCCCGGTCACGCTGACCGGCCGCGGCGGCATCGTGGTCATGTTCGCCGCCGGGGTGTTGTGCGGGCTGCTGTCGCGGTGGTTCGGCGTGCCGCTGCTCGCCGGCGCCGGGTTCGCGATCGGCTGCGCGCTCGCCGCGTTCGCGACCCGTCCCGCCGACCTGCTCACGCTCGTCGTCAGCCCGCCGCTGGTGTTCCTCGCCGCCACGCTCACGGTCGTGCTCGTCACGACGCTCGGCGAGGGCTCGCTGCTGCGCGGCGTCACGGTGGGCGTGTTCACCGCGCTCGCGGCGACCGCGCCGTGGCTGTTCTTCGGCACGCTGCTCGTGGTCGTGATCTGCCTGGCGCGCGGCGTCCTGACGAACGCCCGGGAGCTGCACGACAAGCTGGTCGGGGTGCGCCTCTTCGAGAAGGAGGAGAACGAGAACCCCGTCCGGTGGGACGAGTCCCCCGGCACGCCCAAGGAGGGCCGCCACGCCCGCAGCGACCGGCCGCCCTCCGGGGGCGCGGGTTAG
- a CDS encoding 4-hydroxy-3-methylbut-2-enyl diphosphate reductase: MTSTQRRVLLAKPRGYCAGVDRAVQAVEIALEKYGAPIYVRKQIVHNVHVVKTLEERGAIFVEETEEVPEGSIVVFSAHGVAPVVHEEARGLDLRTIDATCPLVTKVHKEAVRFAADDYDILLIGHEGHEEVIGTTGEAPDHIHLVDGPDDVANVTVRDPEKVAWLSQTTLSVDETVATVEKLRERFPKLMDPPSDDICYATQNRQVAVKEMAAQAQLVIVVGSTNSSNSVRLVEVAKEHGADAAYLVDYAKQIDPAWLEGVATVGVTSGASVPDELVQEVLAWLAERGYGEAEEIESVEERMRFSLPKELRKDLRITPV; this comes from the coding sequence ATGACCTCCACCCAGCGCCGTGTCCTGCTCGCCAAGCCGCGTGGTTACTGCGCGGGCGTCGACCGGGCCGTGCAAGCGGTCGAGATCGCCCTGGAGAAGTACGGGGCCCCGATCTACGTCCGCAAGCAGATCGTCCACAACGTGCACGTCGTGAAGACGCTGGAGGAGCGTGGCGCGATCTTCGTGGAGGAGACCGAGGAGGTCCCCGAGGGCTCCATCGTGGTGTTCTCCGCCCACGGCGTGGCGCCCGTCGTGCACGAGGAGGCCAGGGGCCTGGACCTGCGCACCATCGACGCGACGTGCCCGCTGGTGACCAAGGTCCACAAGGAGGCCGTCCGGTTCGCCGCCGACGACTACGACATCCTGCTGATCGGCCACGAGGGCCACGAGGAGGTCATCGGCACCACCGGCGAGGCCCCCGACCACATCCACCTCGTGGACGGCCCGGACGACGTCGCCAACGTGACCGTCCGCGACCCCGAGAAGGTCGCGTGGCTGTCGCAGACCACGCTGTCGGTCGACGAGACCGTCGCCACCGTCGAGAAGCTCCGCGAGCGGTTCCCCAAGCTGATGGACCCGCCCTCCGACGACATCTGCTACGCCACCCAGAACCGGCAGGTCGCGGTGAAGGAGATGGCGGCGCAGGCGCAGCTCGTCATCGTGGTGGGATCGACCAACTCCTCCAACTCCGTCCGCCTGGTCGAGGTCGCCAAGGAGCACGGCGCCGACGCCGCCTACCTGGTCGACTACGCCAAGCAGATCGACCCGGCCTGGCTTGAGGGCGTCGCCACGGTGGGCGTCACGAGCGGCGCGTCCGTCCCGGACGAGCTCGTCCAGGAGGTCCTCGCCTGGCTCGCCGAGCGCGGCTACGGCGAGGCCGAGGAGATCGAGTCCGTCGAGGAGAGGATGCGGTTCTCCCTGCCGAAGGAGCTCCGCAAGGACCTGCGCATCACGCCCGTCTAA
- a CDS encoding MFS transporter codes for MHAKPSATPKGGGILRQPTSVWATAFAAVVAFMGIGLVDPILPAIAKNLDASPSQVSLLFTSYFLITAVAMLVTGWVSSRIGGKRTLLIGLALVVAFAALAGTSGTVGQLVGFRAGWGLGNALFVATALAVIVGAASGGAESAIILYEAALGIGISLGPLAGALLGDMNWRFPFFGTAALMAVGFLLIGTLLKPTPKPAEKTRLSAPIRALAHGGLSTTAFTALFYNYAFFTILAFTPFVLGMSAHGIGLVFFGWGVMVALASVFGAPMLQRRIGTVRVMYLALALLIVFQFGLAFLGHGGIIACTVLSGIPIGLNNTAFTEAAMEVSDSPRPVASAGYNFVRWMGGALAPFIATKLAEEVDAKLPYVVGAACCAVAIGILAVRRRHLAPLERVDVDHAFQDAPAAA; via the coding sequence ATGCACGCGAAGCCCTCGGCGACCCCGAAGGGCGGCGGCATCCTCAGGCAGCCGACGTCGGTGTGGGCGACGGCCTTCGCCGCGGTCGTCGCCTTCATGGGCATCGGTCTCGTCGACCCGATCCTGCCCGCGATCGCGAAGAACCTGGACGCCTCGCCGAGCCAGGTGTCCCTGCTGTTCACCAGCTACTTCCTGATCACCGCGGTGGCGATGCTGGTCACCGGCTGGGTGTCCAGCCGGATCGGCGGGAAGAGGACGCTGCTGATCGGGCTGGCGCTCGTCGTGGCGTTCGCCGCCCTCGCCGGGACGTCCGGGACCGTCGGGCAGCTCGTCGGCTTCCGCGCGGGCTGGGGCCTCGGCAATGCCCTGTTCGTCGCTACCGCGCTCGCGGTCATAGTCGGCGCTGCCTCGGGCGGGGCGGAGTCGGCGATCATTCTTTACGAGGCGGCGCTCGGCATCGGCATCTCGCTCGGGCCGCTAGCCGGCGCTCTGCTCGGCGACATGAACTGGCGGTTCCCCTTCTTCGGCACCGCCGCGCTCATGGCGGTCGGCTTCCTGCTGATCGGCACGCTGCTCAAGCCCACGCCGAAGCCCGCCGAGAAGACCCGGCTGAGCGCGCCGATCCGGGCCCTGGCGCACGGCGGCCTGTCCACCACGGCCTTCACCGCGCTTTTCTACAACTACGCGTTCTTCACCATCCTGGCCTTCACTCCGTTCGTCCTCGGGATGAGCGCGCACGGCATCGGCCTGGTGTTCTTCGGCTGGGGCGTGATGGTCGCGCTGGCGTCGGTGTTCGGCGCCCCCATGCTCCAGCGGCGCATCGGGACCGTCCGGGTCATGTACCTGGCGTTGGCGCTGCTGATCGTGTTCCAGTTCGGGCTCGCGTTCCTCGGGCACGGCGGGATCATCGCCTGCACCGTCCTGTCCGGCATCCCGATCGGGCTGAACAACACCGCGTTCACCGAGGCCGCCATGGAGGTCTCCGACAGCCCGCGGCCCGTCGCGTCCGCCGGGTACAACTTCGTCCGGTGGATGGGCGGCGCCCTCGCCCCGTTCATCGCGACGAAGCTCGCGGAGGAGGTCGACGCGAAACTGCCCTACGTCGTCGGCGCCGCGTGCTGCGCCGTCGCGATCGGCATCCTCGCGGTGCGCCGCCGGCACCTGGCGCCGCTGGAGCGGGTCGACGTCGACCACGCCTTCCAGGACGCCCCGGCGGCCGCCTGA
- a CDS encoding MarR family winged helix-turn-helix transcriptional regulator, producing MTASERELAEQLNRRLRHVVLMLRQVSADQPITSQQLSVLGSLEHGPRRMTELAAEHGVRLPTMTAQINRLERDGLVARGRSGSDARVVTARLTGPGRDRLAAGRERRIGFLAERFAELTDEERAAVAAALPALDKLFGAP from the coding sequence GTGACCGCATCCGAACGCGAGCTCGCCGAGCAGCTCAACCGGCGCCTGCGCCACGTGGTGCTGATGCTCCGGCAGGTCAGCGCCGACCAGCCGATCACCAGCCAGCAGCTGTCCGTGCTCGGCTCCCTGGAGCACGGGCCGCGGCGGATGACGGAGCTGGCCGCCGAGCACGGCGTCCGGCTGCCGACCATGACGGCGCAGATCAACCGGCTGGAGCGCGACGGGCTGGTCGCGCGCGGCCGGAGCGGCTCCGACGCCCGCGTCGTCACCGCCCGGCTCACCGGGCCCGGACGCGACCGGCTGGCCGCCGGGCGCGAGCGCCGGATCGGCTTCCTCGCCGAGCGGTTCGCGGAGCTGACGGACGAGGAGCGCGCGGCGGTCGCCGCGGCGCTGCCCGCCCTCGACAAGCTCTTCGGCGCACCCTGA